From Lysobacter auxotrophicus, the proteins below share one genomic window:
- a CDS encoding sugar porter family MFS transporter — translation MDTTMHAQQHATSRVVLVSLAAAMGGFLFGFDSAVINGAVDAVRGGFALDAARIGFAVSCALLGAALGAWYAGPVADRWGRVRTMQVAAVLLAASALGSGLVVGLWDLIAWRFVGGVGIGVASVIAPAYIAEVSPAHVRGRLGSLQQLAIVLGIFAALLSDAWIAGVAGGAAKPAWLGLEAWRWMFLVATVPALIYGTLVLGVPESPRHLVAKGRIHEARDVLRQMLALGDGPVLELKLQDIRRSLASEVRPRLRDLRGPRFGLLPVVWVGIALSVFQQAVGINVIFYYSSTLWHSVGFSESDAFTITVVTSIVNVLVTLLAIALVDRIGRKPLLVVGSIGMTVTLGLMALCFAQATGTGTALSLPQPWNMVALVSANAYVVFFGLSWGPMVWVLLGEMFPNRIRAIALAVAASAQWLANFAITVSFPKLAEIGLSFAYGLYATFALVSLVFVLKAVRETRGIELEDMQG, via the coding sequence ATGGATACGACGATGCACGCACAGCAGCACGCCACCTCGCGCGTGGTGCTGGTTTCCCTGGCCGCCGCGATGGGCGGCTTTTTGTTCGGTTTCGATTCGGCCGTGATCAACGGCGCGGTGGACGCGGTCCGCGGCGGCTTCGCGCTGGACGCGGCGCGCATCGGCTTCGCGGTGTCGTGCGCGCTGCTCGGCGCGGCGCTGGGCGCGTGGTACGCCGGGCCGGTCGCCGATCGCTGGGGGCGCGTGCGCACGATGCAGGTGGCGGCCGTGTTGCTGGCTGCCAGCGCGCTCGGGTCGGGGCTGGTCGTCGGACTGTGGGACCTGATCGCGTGGCGCTTCGTCGGCGGCGTCGGCATCGGCGTCGCGTCGGTGATCGCGCCGGCGTACATCGCCGAAGTCTCGCCGGCACACGTGCGCGGTCGACTGGGATCGCTGCAGCAGCTGGCCATCGTGCTCGGCATCTTCGCCGCGCTGCTGAGCGATGCGTGGATCGCCGGCGTCGCGGGCGGTGCGGCCAAGCCGGCGTGGCTCGGGCTGGAAGCGTGGCGCTGGATGTTCCTCGTCGCGACGGTGCCGGCGCTGATCTACGGCACGCTCGTGCTGGGCGTTCCCGAATCGCCGCGCCACCTGGTGGCGAAGGGGCGCATCCACGAGGCGCGCGACGTGTTGCGCCAGATGCTTGCGCTGGGCGATGGACCGGTCCTGGAACTGAAGCTGCAGGACATCCGCCGCAGCCTCGCCAGCGAAGTGCGTCCGCGCCTGCGCGATTTGCGCGGTCCGCGCTTCGGCCTGCTGCCGGTGGTGTGGGTGGGCATCGCGCTGTCGGTGTTCCAGCAGGCGGTCGGCATCAACGTCATCTTCTATTACAGCTCGACGTTGTGGCATTCGGTCGGTTTCAGCGAGTCGGACGCCTTCACCATCACCGTCGTCACGTCGATCGTGAACGTGCTGGTGACGCTGCTGGCCATCGCGCTGGTGGACCGCATCGGCCGCAAGCCGCTGCTGGTGGTGGGATCCATCGGCATGACGGTGACGCTGGGCCTGATGGCGCTGTGCTTCGCGCAGGCGACCGGCACCGGCACGGCGCTGTCGTTGCCGCAGCCGTGGAACATGGTCGCGCTGGTGTCGGCGAATGCGTACGTCGTGTTCTTCGGCCTGAGCTGGGGCCCGATGGTGTGGGTGCTGCTGGGCGAGATGTTCCCCAACCGCATCCGCGCGATCGCGCTCGCCGTGGCGGCATCGGCGCAGTGGCTGGCGAATTTCGCCATCACGGTGAGCTTCCCGAAGCTGGCGGAGATCGGCCTGAGCTTCGCCTACGGCCTGTACGCGACGTTCGCGCTGGTGTCGCTGGTGTTCGTGCTCAAGGCCGTGCGCGAAACGCGCGGCATCGAGCTGGAAGACATGCAGGGCTGA
- a CDS encoding DUF1631 family protein, which yields MSGYPHGVAQATRTDPLRVLEEIKRLSLEVLGGLPGTLYGPVEDALKVAMLKGDGKTNHYEEQAALWVLRQHQATHVMKFRQQIAQAFDDFRALRIRSGGEVPLRLLDEQQLEYELASGRLNESLVARFARPLDTLQSRLQALSESLRVPAGLNPIGPERLVTAFSQTLQDAQVPDTLRGRLFRHYETELIRLLGDLYARINALLGSSGYGAPLAPRPPEELRRGAEGVAPAGYGGGYGPQDGYGAPGGYGPGPGTVGEPGRGSAPPMSQQDIAAMAQELAQLRGQLHAWRESISRGDVATGSGGTHAPERPVGQRREMRVDEILSVASLLQAEPPDAFARALAVTGRLGETIRDHLQDGARRLGLNPDQACFSPEEEDAIDLVAMLFDSLFRHNALQDRARRLYARLVLPYVKVALTDNAVFVKREHPARRLLDAITEACEGNDGETPQDRELLDRATEISQRIVADYNEDLAVFEMAHAELDAVLAQQRRRFELQEQRAAKATYGRERLGAARAQAESALEERLGDTTLTQAVADFLAMPWRHHVVQTLLRENADQRRHAEAIALGDALVMADRLAGEGRGRELADQLLALQPAIIDCLASSGLDDSAAQHGMAGLVRALATPDTPRRQRPAEPLSMPEDDSGEAERRLWLAAGTDTVRHDPLLAERMSTLEVGDWLRLTNVEGESTAVKVAWLSPLTSRYLLVNRRGLRVLVASAEELAALAGAGRLTIGAERTAFDEAMRQVKRHLDRASATR from the coding sequence GTGTCCGGCTACCCGCACGGCGTCGCTCAAGCCACGCGTACCGATCCCTTGCGCGTGCTCGAGGAAATCAAGCGTTTGTCCCTGGAGGTCCTCGGCGGCCTGCCGGGCACGCTGTATGGACCCGTGGAAGACGCTCTCAAGGTCGCCATGCTCAAGGGCGACGGCAAGACCAACCATTACGAGGAACAGGCGGCGTTGTGGGTGCTGCGCCAGCACCAGGCCACGCACGTCATGAAGTTCCGCCAGCAGATCGCCCAGGCCTTCGACGACTTCCGCGCGCTGCGCATCCGCAGCGGCGGCGAAGTCCCGCTGCGCCTGCTCGACGAACAGCAACTGGAATACGAGCTGGCCAGCGGCCGCCTCAATGAATCGCTGGTCGCGCGCTTCGCCCGCCCGCTGGACACGTTGCAGAGCCGCCTGCAGGCGCTCTCCGAGTCGCTGCGCGTGCCGGCGGGGCTCAACCCGATCGGGCCGGAACGCCTGGTCACGGCGTTCTCGCAGACCCTGCAGGACGCCCAGGTGCCCGACACGCTGCGCGGCCGCCTGTTCCGTCATTACGAAACCGAACTGATCCGACTGCTCGGCGACCTCTACGCACGCATCAACGCGCTGCTGGGCAGCTCCGGCTATGGCGCGCCGCTCGCGCCGCGTCCGCCGGAAGAACTGCGCCGCGGTGCTGAAGGCGTTGCGCCGGCCGGCTACGGTGGTGGCTATGGTCCGCAGGACGGCTACGGCGCCCCCGGCGGCTACGGCCCGGGCCCGGGCACGGTCGGCGAACCGGGACGCGGTTCGGCCCCGCCGATGTCGCAGCAGGACATCGCCGCGATGGCCCAGGAACTGGCCCAGTTGCGCGGCCAGCTGCACGCCTGGCGCGAGTCCATCTCGCGCGGCGACGTCGCCACCGGCAGCGGCGGCACGCATGCGCCCGAGCGCCCGGTGGGGCAGCGTCGCGAAATGCGCGTGGACGAGATCCTCAGCGTGGCCTCGCTGCTGCAGGCCGAGCCGCCGGACGCGTTCGCACGCGCGCTGGCCGTCACCGGCCGCCTCGGCGAAACCATCCGGGACCACCTGCAGGACGGCGCGCGCCGCCTCGGCCTCAATCCCGACCAGGCCTGTTTCAGTCCGGAAGAGGAAGACGCGATCGACCTGGTCGCGATGCTGTTCGACTCGCTGTTCCGCCACAACGCGCTGCAGGATCGTGCGCGCCGCCTGTACGCGCGCCTCGTGCTGCCGTACGTGAAGGTCGCGCTGACCGACAACGCCGTGTTCGTGAAGCGCGAGCATCCGGCGCGTCGCCTGCTCGACGCGATCACCGAGGCCTGCGAAGGCAACGATGGCGAGACGCCGCAGGATCGCGAGCTGCTCGATCGCGCGACCGAGATTTCGCAGCGCATCGTGGCCGACTACAACGAAGACCTCGCGGTGTTCGAGATGGCGCACGCCGAGCTCGACGCTGTCCTGGCGCAGCAGCGCCGCCGTTTCGAGCTGCAGGAGCAGCGCGCCGCGAAGGCGACCTACGGCCGAGAGCGTCTGGGCGCCGCGCGCGCGCAGGCCGAGTCCGCGCTGGAAGAGCGCCTGGGCGACACGACGCTGACGCAGGCGGTGGCGGACTTCCTCGCCATGCCGTGGCGCCACCATGTCGTGCAGACGCTGCTGCGCGAGAACGCCGACCAGCGCCGCCACGCGGAGGCGATCGCGCTCGGCGACGCGCTGGTGATGGCCGACCGCCTCGCCGGGGAAGGTCGCGGACGCGAACTCGCCGACCAGCTGCTGGCCCTGCAGCCGGCCATCATCGACTGCCTCGCCAGCTCCGGCCTGGACGACAGTGCCGCCCAGCACGGCATGGCGGGGCTGGTGCGCGCCCTAGCCACGCCCGACACGCCGCGTCGCCAACGCCCGGCCGAACCGCTGTCGATGCCGGAAGACGATTCCGGCGAAGCCGAGCGTCGCCTGTGGCTGGCCGCCGGCACCGATACCGTCCGCCACGACCCGCTGCTCGCCGAGCGCATGAGCACGCTGGAAGTGGGCGACTGGCTGCGCCTGACCAATGTTGAAGGCGAAAGCACGGCGGTGAAGGTCGCCTGGCTGAGCCCGCTCACCTCGCGCTACCTGCTGGTGAACCGCCGCGGCCTGCGCGTGCTGGTCGCGTCGGCCGAGGAGCTGGCGGCGCTCGCCGGCGCCGGCCGCCTGACCATCGGTGCCGAACGCACGGCGTTCGACGAGGCGATGCGGCAGGTGAAGCGGCATCTGGACCGGGCATCGGCGACACGCTGA
- the prmC gene encoding peptide chain release factor N(5)-glutamine methyltransferase, translated as MPTTPSSPQPAATVGELLAAAARRLPGDEARAEADRLLAHALGVGPTWLYTHRDDVPAPDQVAAFQGLVDRRVAGEPVAYLLGRRGFWRFDLAVTPATLIPRPETERLVELALERLPENTPSRVADLGTGTGAIALAIAYERPLAHVVATDASAPALLVARGNAQALGLTRVEFREGDWLVPLAGERFDLIASNPPYIADDDAHLSQGDLRFEPASALASGADGLDDIRRIAADAPAHLNDGGWLLVEHGWDQGPVVRAIFERAGFEQVETAQDWEQRDRVTLGRR; from the coding sequence ATGCCCACTACCCCCAGTTCCCCCCAACCGGCCGCCACGGTCGGCGAACTCCTCGCCGCAGCCGCCCGCCGGCTGCCCGGCGACGAAGCCCGGGCGGAGGCCGATCGCCTGCTCGCCCACGCCCTGGGCGTCGGGCCGACCTGGCTCTACACGCATCGCGACGACGTCCCTGCGCCGGATCAGGTTGCCGCGTTCCAGGGGCTCGTCGATCGCCGCGTGGCGGGCGAGCCGGTCGCCTACCTGCTCGGCCGGCGCGGGTTCTGGCGATTCGATCTGGCGGTGACGCCGGCGACGCTCATTCCCCGGCCGGAGACCGAACGGCTGGTCGAACTCGCGCTGGAGCGCCTGCCGGAAAACACGCCATCGCGCGTGGCCGACCTGGGCACCGGTACAGGGGCCATCGCGCTGGCAATCGCGTACGAACGTCCGCTCGCGCACGTCGTGGCGACCGACGCGAGCGCGCCGGCGCTGCTCGTCGCGCGTGGCAACGCGCAAGCCTTGGGACTGACGCGCGTGGAGTTCCGCGAAGGCGACTGGCTCGTACCGCTCGCGGGCGAGCGCTTCGACCTGATCGCCAGCAATCCGCCGTACATTGCCGACGACGATGCGCACCTGTCGCAGGGCGATCTGCGGTTCGAACCGGCGAGTGCGCTGGCGTCCGGGGCGGACGGGCTCGACGACATCCGCCGGATCGCCGCCGATGCACCGGCGCATCTCAACGACGGCGGCTGGCTGCTGGTGGAGCACGGCTGGGACCAGGGCCCGGTGGTGCGTGCGATCTTCGAACGCGCCGGCTTCGAACAGGTGGAGACCGCGCAGGACTGGGAACAGCGCGACCGCGTGACGCTCGGCCGACGTTGA
- a CDS encoding NUDIX hydrolase yields the protein MNAKPAGHDDEPVETLYEGPWLRMLRRGRWEYVERTTGDGMAVIVIAVTPEDKLLFVEQFRVPLGAPTIEMPAGLVGDNHDTDTLEAAAGRELIEETGWAAQRLEVLLVGPTSAGMSSERIAFVRARGLTRVGSGGGVDNEDITVHEVPRAQAPAWLMQKQREGYELDLKLWAGLWMLEHNPDGSPAD from the coding sequence ATGAACGCCAAGCCCGCCGGACACGACGACGAACCCGTGGAAACCCTGTACGAAGGCCCGTGGCTGCGCATGCTGCGGCGCGGTCGCTGGGAGTACGTCGAGCGCACCACCGGCGACGGCATGGCGGTGATCGTCATCGCCGTGACGCCCGAGGACAAGCTGCTGTTCGTCGAGCAGTTCCGCGTGCCGCTGGGCGCGCCGACGATCGAAATGCCCGCCGGCCTGGTCGGCGACAACCACGACACCGACACGCTGGAAGCCGCCGCCGGTCGCGAACTGATCGAGGAAACCGGCTGGGCCGCGCAGCGACTGGAAGTGCTGCTGGTCGGCCCGACATCGGCCGGCATGAGCAGCGAACGCATCGCCTTCGTGCGTGCGCGCGGCCTGACGCGCGTGGGTTCCGGCGGCGGTGTCGACAACGAGGACATCACCGTCCACGAAGTCCCGCGTGCGCAGGCGCCGGCGTGGCTCATGCAGAAGCAGCGCGAAGGCTACGAGCTCGACCTGAAGCTCTGGGCCGGGTTGTGGATGCTCGAACACAATCCGGACGGCTCGCCGGCGGATTGA
- a CDS encoding nitroreductase family protein: protein MSLNTSDPRQIDLALAGLDARRSVPPKQLGEPAPDPDTLLRMLQSAVRVPDHGKRVPFRFLSFRGDARHAFGERLAARSRERDPGASEAVFEKDRSRFSHAPLVVAVIAVLGPDEKIPESERFSTASCVCLTLLQAAQALGFAGIWLTGWLAYDEEVARWLGLAGHERVVGYIHLGTAKLDAPERDRPDPRELLTEWTPS from the coding sequence ATGTCGCTAAACACTTCTGACCCTCGGCAAATCGACCTGGCCCTGGCCGGGCTGGACGCCCGCCGGTCGGTCCCGCCCAAGCAGCTCGGCGAGCCCGCCCCCGATCCCGACACCCTCCTGCGCATGCTCCAGTCGGCCGTCCGCGTGCCCGACCACGGCAAGCGGGTTCCGTTCCGGTTCCTGAGCTTCCGGGGCGACGCCCGGCACGCGTTCGGCGAGCGCCTGGCCGCCCGCAGCCGCGAGCGCGACCCCGGCGCCAGCGAGGCGGTATTCGAGAAGGACCGGAGCCGATTCTCTCACGCGCCACTGGTCGTGGCCGTGATCGCCGTGCTCGGTCCGGACGAAAAGATTCCTGAATCCGAGCGGTTCTCCACGGCCTCGTGCGTCTGCCTGACCCTGCTCCAGGCCGCCCAGGCGCTGGGCTTCGCCGGGATCTGGCTGACCGGCTGGCTCGCCTACGACGAGGAAGTCGCCCGCTGGCTCGGCCTGGCGGGGCATGAGCGCGTGGTCGGCTACATCCACCTCGGCACGGCCAAGCTGGACGCCCCCGAGCGCGACCGCCCGGATCCGCGCGAGCTGCTGACCGAATGGACGCCGTCGTGA
- the ahpC gene encoding alkyl hydroperoxide reductase subunit C: protein MSLINTEVLPFKATAYKNGEFIEVTNADLKGKWSVVFFYPADFTFVCPTELGDLADNYAEFQKLGVEIYGVSTDTHFTHKAWHDTSDTIKKIQYPLVGDPTGVITRNFGVMIEEAGLADRGTFVIDPEGKIQIVEINAGGIGRDAGELLRKVKAAQYVAAHPGEVCPAKWKEGEQTLKPSLDLVGKI, encoded by the coding sequence ATGTCGCTGATCAACACCGAAGTCCTTCCGTTCAAGGCCACCGCCTACAAGAACGGCGAGTTCATCGAAGTCACCAATGCCGACCTGAAGGGCAAGTGGTCCGTCGTGTTCTTCTACCCGGCCGACTTCACCTTCGTCTGCCCGACCGAGCTGGGCGACCTCGCCGACAACTACGCCGAATTCCAGAAGCTCGGCGTCGAGATCTACGGCGTGTCGACCGACACCCACTTCACGCACAAGGCGTGGCACGACACCTCCGACACGATCAAGAAGATCCAGTACCCGCTGGTCGGCGATCCGACGGGCGTGATCACCCGCAACTTCGGCGTGATGATCGAGGAAGCCGGCTTGGCCGATCGCGGTACCTTCGTGATCGATCCGGAAGGCAAGATCCAGATCGTCGAGATCAACGCCGGTGGTATCGGCCGCGATGCGGGCGAGCTGCTGCGCAAGGTCAAGGCCGCCCAGTACGTCGCCGCGCATCCGGGCGAAGTCTGCCCGGCCAAGTGGAAGGAAGGCGAGCAGACCCTGAAGCCGTCGCTGGACCTGGTCGGCAAGATCTGA
- a CDS encoding 5'-3' exonuclease, producing the protein MDAVVSTPAATPGTGTLYLVDASMYVFRAWHSMPNEFHDTDGWPTNAVHGFARFLLELLDRARPQHIAIAFDEALDSCFRNAIYPAYKANRESAPEELRRQFVHCRTLCAALGLAVLSHGEYEADDLIGSAVAASRAHGFRSVIVSADKDLSQLLGDHDEQWDFAKGQRWGAAGVPERHGVGAHQIADYLALTGDAVDNIPGVPGIGSKTAAALLGHFGSLDALLERVEEVPFLRLRGAASTAAKLRLHREQALLCRQLTTIALDAPLGETSLHFARGNADAAILGALCDSLRFGPMTRRRLYQSAGLDFAPSQAS; encoded by the coding sequence ATGGACGCCGTCGTGAGCACGCCCGCCGCAACGCCCGGCACGGGCACGCTTTATCTGGTCGACGCGAGCATGTACGTGTTCCGCGCGTGGCACTCGATGCCCAACGAGTTCCACGACACCGACGGCTGGCCAACCAATGCCGTGCACGGTTTCGCGCGCTTCCTGCTGGAACTGCTCGACCGGGCGCGTCCGCAGCACATCGCCATCGCCTTCGACGAGGCACTGGACTCGTGCTTCCGCAACGCGATCTACCCCGCCTACAAGGCAAATCGCGAATCCGCGCCGGAAGAGCTGCGCCGCCAGTTCGTCCACTGCCGAACGCTGTGCGCGGCGCTGGGCCTGGCGGTGCTTTCGCACGGCGAGTACGAAGCCGACGACCTGATCGGCAGCGCGGTTGCGGCTTCGCGCGCGCACGGGTTCCGCTCGGTCATCGTCTCGGCCGACAAGGACCTGTCGCAGTTGCTGGGCGATCACGATGAGCAGTGGGACTTCGCCAAGGGCCAGCGCTGGGGCGCGGCCGGCGTGCCGGAGCGCCACGGCGTCGGCGCGCACCAGATCGCCGATTACCTCGCGCTTACCGGCGACGCGGTCGACAACATCCCCGGCGTGCCCGGCATCGGCTCCAAGACGGCCGCCGCGCTGCTGGGGCATTTCGGTTCGCTCGACGCGCTGCTCGAACGCGTCGAGGAAGTGCCGTTCCTACGCCTGCGCGGCGCCGCGTCCACCGCCGCGAAGCTGCGCCTGCATCGCGAACAGGCGTTGCTGTGCCGCCAGCTGACGACCATCGCACTGGACGCGCCGCTGGGCGAGACCTCGCTGCACTTCGCGCGCGGCAACGCCGATGCGGCGATCCTCGGTGCGTTGTGCGACTCGCTGCGCTTCGGTCCGATGACGCGCCGCCGGCTGTACCAGTCGGCCGGGCTCGACTTCGCCCCGTCACAGGCGTCGTAA
- the oxyR gene encoding DNA-binding transcriptional regulator OxyR, with translation MNLRDLKYLVALADHKHFGRAAAASFVSQPTLSTQIKKLEDELGVALVERAPRRVMLTPVGREVAERARKVIADVEQMAEIARRSQDPEAGTVRLGLFPTLGPYLLPHVVPRLRQRFPRLELLLIEEKTDQILQRLRDGRLDAGLLALPIHDDQLHVEVLFDEPFLLAVPQQHPMAEQDSLELGDLDNQHLLLLEEGHCLRDQALDVCHMAGADERDGFRATSLETLRQMVAAGVGITLLPVLAVQPPVPSSPDIHLLRFRGNPPHRQIAMVWRRSSAMGDFLKQLAAQFRSLPEQLLRPPQPAPSQDSRL, from the coding sequence TTGAACCTGCGCGATCTCAAGTACCTGGTGGCCCTGGCCGACCACAAGCATTTCGGCCGCGCCGCGGCGGCGAGCTTCGTCAGCCAGCCCACGCTGTCCACCCAGATCAAGAAGCTCGAGGACGAACTCGGCGTCGCGCTCGTCGAACGCGCGCCGCGCCGCGTGATGCTCACGCCGGTCGGCCGCGAAGTCGCCGAACGCGCGCGCAAGGTCATCGCCGACGTCGAACAGATGGCGGAAATCGCGCGGCGCAGCCAGGACCCGGAAGCCGGAACGGTGCGTCTGGGCCTGTTCCCGACGCTCGGCCCGTACCTGCTGCCGCACGTGGTCCCGCGCTTGCGGCAACGTTTTCCGCGACTGGAACTGCTGCTGATCGAAGAGAAGACCGACCAGATCCTGCAGCGTCTGCGCGACGGCCGCCTCGACGCGGGGCTGCTCGCGCTGCCGATCCACGACGACCAGTTGCACGTGGAAGTGCTGTTCGACGAACCGTTCCTGCTGGCCGTGCCGCAGCAGCATCCGATGGCCGAACAGGATTCGCTGGAACTGGGCGACCTCGACAACCAGCACCTGCTGCTGCTCGAGGAAGGCCACTGCCTGCGCGACCAGGCGCTGGATGTCTGCCACATGGCCGGTGCCGACGAGCGCGACGGCTTCCGCGCCACCAGCCTGGAAACCCTGCGGCAGATGGTCGCCGCCGGCGTCGGCATCACGTTGCTGCCGGTGCTCGCCGTGCAGCCGCCGGTGCCGTCGTCGCCCGACATCCACCTGCTGCGTTTCCGCGGCAACCCGCCGCATCGCCAGATCGCGATGGTGTGGCGCCGCAGTTCGGCGATGGGCGATTTCCTGAAGCAGCTCGCGGCGCAATTCCGCTCGCTACCCGAGCAGTTGCTGCGGCCG
- the ahpF gene encoding alkyl hydroperoxide reductase subunit F, which yields MLDADLKTQLKAYLEKVTQPIELVASLDDGEKSRELEGLLQDIAALSDKIAYSRRDDDARRPSFAINRAGTDVGVRFAGIPMGHEFTSLVLALLQVGGHPSKAAPELLEQVRDLEGEYHFETYFSLSCQNCPDTVQALNLMSVINPNIHHVAIDGALFQNEVEQRQIMSVPTVLLNGQPFDQGRMTIEQIMAKLDTGASTRDAEKIRAKDAFDVLVIGGGPAGAAAAIYAARKGIRTGVAAERFGGQVLDTMAIENFISVTYTEGPKLATALEQHVREYDVDIMNLQRASKLIPASEPGGLIEVQLENGASLKSRSVVLSTGARWRQMNVPGEQDYKNKGVAYCPHCDGPLFKGKRVAVIGGGNSGVEAAIDLAGIVAHVTLIEFDAQLRADEVLQRKLRSLKNVDVIVSGQTTEVLGDGQKVTGLVYKDRIEGDAHRIDLEGVFVQIGLLPNTEWLKGSVALSPRGEIEVDSHGRTSVPGVFAAGDATTTPFKQIVIAMGEGSKAALSAFDHLIRTSAPAQATAAAA from the coding sequence ATGTTGGACGCCGATCTCAAGACCCAGTTGAAGGCCTACCTCGAAAAGGTCACGCAGCCGATCGAGCTCGTCGCCTCGCTCGATGACGGCGAGAAGTCGCGCGAGCTGGAAGGCCTGCTGCAGGACATCGCCGCGCTGTCGGACAAGATCGCCTATTCGCGTCGCGACGACGACGCGCGCCGCCCGTCGTTCGCGATCAACCGCGCCGGCACCGATGTGGGCGTGCGCTTCGCCGGCATTCCGATGGGCCACGAGTTCACCTCGCTCGTGCTCGCCCTGCTGCAGGTCGGCGGGCATCCGTCCAAGGCCGCGCCGGAATTGCTGGAGCAGGTGCGCGACCTCGAAGGCGAATACCACTTCGAAACCTATTTCTCGCTCTCGTGCCAGAACTGCCCGGACACGGTGCAGGCGCTGAACCTGATGAGCGTGATCAACCCGAACATCCACCACGTCGCCATCGACGGCGCCCTGTTCCAGAACGAAGTCGAGCAGCGCCAGATCATGTCGGTGCCGACCGTGCTGCTCAACGGCCAGCCGTTCGACCAGGGCCGCATGACGATCGAACAGATCATGGCCAAGCTCGACACCGGCGCATCAACGCGCGACGCCGAGAAGATCAGGGCCAAGGACGCATTCGACGTGCTCGTCATCGGCGGCGGCCCGGCTGGCGCCGCGGCGGCGATCTACGCCGCGCGCAAGGGGATCCGCACGGGCGTGGCGGCCGAGCGTTTCGGCGGCCAGGTGCTGGACACGATGGCGATCGAGAACTTCATCTCGGTCACCTACACCGAAGGCCCCAAGCTCGCCACGGCGCTGGAACAGCACGTTCGCGAGTACGACGTCGACATCATGAACCTGCAGCGCGCGAGCAAGCTGATTCCGGCCAGCGAGCCGGGCGGCCTGATCGAAGTGCAGCTGGAGAACGGCGCGTCGCTGAAGTCGCGCAGCGTCGTGCTGTCGACCGGTGCGCGCTGGCGCCAGATGAACGTGCCCGGCGAGCAGGACTACAAGAACAAGGGCGTGGCGTACTGCCCGCACTGCGACGGTCCGCTGTTCAAGGGCAAGCGCGTGGCGGTGATCGGCGGCGGCAATTCGGGCGTCGAGGCCGCGATCGACCTCGCCGGCATCGTCGCGCACGTGACGCTGATCGAGTTCGATGCGCAGCTGCGCGCCGACGAAGTGCTGCAGCGCAAGCTGCGTTCGCTGAAGAACGTGGACGTGATCGTCAGCGGCCAGACGACCGAAGTGCTCGGCGACGGCCAGAAGGTCACCGGCCTGGTCTACAAGGACCGCATCGAGGGCGACGCGCACCGCATCGACCTGGAAGGCGTGTTCGTGCAGATCGGCCTGCTGCCCAACACCGAGTGGCTGAAGGGTTCGGTGGCGCTGTCGCCGCGTGGCGAGATCGAAGTCGATTCGCACGGCCGCACGTCGGTGCCGGGCGTCTTCGCTGCCGGCGACGCGACGACCACGCCGTTCAAGCAGATCGTGATCGCGATGGGCGAAGGCTCGAAGGCGGCGCTGAGCGCCTTCGACCACCTCATCCGCACCAGCGCACCGGCCCAGGCCACCGCCGCCGCTGCATGA
- the pip gene encoding prolyl aminopeptidase, with translation MRTLYPEIEPFDSGTLKVDERHTLYYEQCGNPDGKPVVLLHGGPGAGCSAKMRRFHDPARYRIVLFDQRGSGRSTPHADLVDNTTWDLVADIERLRGKLDIQAWQVFGGSWGSTLALAYAQAHPQRVTELVLRGIFMLRRWELEWFYQEGASRLFPDAWEHYLAAIPVVERHDLISAFHRRLTSPDEATRLAAAKAWSVWEGATSFLHIDPDFAASHEDPQFALAFARIENHYFVNSGFFEVDDQLLRDAHRIADIPGVIVHGRYDVVCPVANAWDLKKAWPKADLEITPASGHSAFEAENVDALVRATDRFAG, from the coding sequence ATGCGCACGCTTTACCCCGAGATCGAACCCTTCGACAGCGGCACGCTCAAGGTCGACGAGCGCCACACGCTGTACTACGAGCAGTGCGGCAACCCCGACGGCAAGCCCGTCGTGCTGCTGCATGGCGGTCCGGGCGCGGGGTGCAGCGCGAAGATGCGGCGTTTCCACGATCCGGCGCGCTACCGCATCGTGCTGTTCGACCAGCGCGGCAGCGGGCGTTCGACGCCGCACGCCGACCTGGTCGACAACACCACGTGGGACCTCGTCGCCGACATCGAGCGCCTGCGCGGGAAGCTCGACATCCAGGCGTGGCAGGTGTTCGGCGGTTCGTGGGGCTCGACGCTCGCGCTTGCCTACGCGCAGGCGCATCCGCAGCGCGTGACCGAGCTGGTGCTGCGCGGCATCTTCATGCTGCGTCGCTGGGAACTGGAATGGTTCTACCAGGAGGGTGCCTCGCGCCTGTTCCCGGACGCGTGGGAGCACTACCTCGCCGCGATCCCGGTGGTGGAGCGCCACGACCTGATCAGCGCGTTCCATCGTCGCCTGACCTCGCCCGACGAAGCCACGCGCCTTGCTGCCGCGAAGGCGTGGAGCGTGTGGGAAGGCGCGACGAGCTTCCTGCACATCGATCCGGACTTCGCCGCCAGTCACGAGGATCCGCAGTTCGCGCTCGCGTTCGCGCGTATCGAAAACCACTACTTCGTCAACAGCGGATTTTTCGAAGTCGACGATCAGCTGCTTCGCGACGCGCATCGCATCGCCGACATCCCGGGGGTGATCGTGCATGGCCGGTACGACGTCGTGTGCCCGGTCGCGAACGCGTGGGACCTGAAAAAAGCGTGGCCGAAAGCGGACCTGGAGATCACGCCGGCGTCCGGCCACTCCGCGTTCGAGGCGGAGAACGTCGACGCACTGGTGCGCGCCACGGATCGTTTCGCCGGCTGA